The following proteins come from a genomic window of Pichia kudriavzevii chromosome 1, complete sequence:
- a CDS encoding uncharacterized protein (PKUD0A04140; similar to Saccharomyces cerevisiae YKR099W (BAS1); ancestral locus Anc_5.713): MADTHKKNSATDSPTLGEAAPSPLIVEKPAVGSIDHLAISKSLGYQIFRKNRRNAWSAEEDECLKSLIIKQYIKTSKLEKYNNEPIDIKSIDWVDISNNMITKRRGKECKKRWVSSLDPFLRKGKWTAEEDQALIKAFKIHGPAWQKVANDIEGRNEDQCSKRYTEVLNSDTRERLKPWTLEEDLILIKQVKEYGTKWRQISQALPTRPSLTCRNRWRKIMTDIAKDSASDTIKKAVGVLDENGKPIVQFKESELAKVSKKDKKDTKAGKEKKRSISDKDLSPAESMASDNTDLSDKPANKRQKAGGIDNTPTPPSITPTFTKTTTMYPRVATPSRTQTDWSFSLLDPRTKEEMKSYSGNIKTQELAHYLIDLARFNGVTLTVHQHIHHHYSSTPAGVNTDPQANLSRYGHFNYLPPLTEVPKLTSSSSPDNTVDSNNSNKNYNENSLFRLLNSEERAKANNNSSVHEKPPTFNGESRSNSQNMSEENSKPHRQQFYPSNVTLAGANLNTNQVNSNFPHSAHQINPSTSNNDSNNNSGSSRNNNKNNDSRSNSGKKTYVTEDIDEELDFWETMRSMNNPRNTKPVSQHHPLHYYQPSNYKEQSPYQPSDSFGIQRFPNMATPFTTNANENQKQTTSVAPSNQNFGLYVGAEEDEEEDEDEEGEQYGMYYSVFANRTHVNEGEYSRHGEVNSSNGGATGLVNSGYLMPFNPS; the protein is encoded by the coding sequence atGGCTGACACccacaaaaaaaattctgCCACTGATTCACCAACACTCGGTGAGGCGGCACCATCTCCACTGATTGTTGAGAAACCAGCTGTTGGTTCAATCGATCATTTAGCCATCAGCAAGTCGTTAGGCTACCAAATTTTTCgaaaaaacagaagaaatgCCTGGAGTGCAGAGGAGGATGAGTGTTTAAAAAGTTTAATTATAAAACAATATATCAAAACCAGTAAGTTagaaaaatacaacaatGAGCCTATTGACATCAAAAGTATAGATTGGGTTGATATTTCTAACAATATGATCACGAAAAGAAGAGGTAAGGAGTGCAAGAAACGTTGGGTAAGCTCCCTAGATCCATTTTtaagaaaaggaaaatggacagcagaagaagatcaaGCCCTTATTAAGGCCTTCAAAATCCATGGTCCCGCCTGGCAGAAAGTTGCTAACGACATTGAGGGCAGAAACGAAGATCAATGTTCCAAGAGATATACAGAAGTTTTAAACAGTGATACTAGAGAACGACTTAAACCATGGACGCTAGAAGAAGATTTGATTCTGATAAAACAAGTCAAAGAGTATGGAACGAAATGGAGGCAGATATCGCAAGCTTTACCTACCAGACCAAGCTTAACATGCCGTAATAGATGGAGAAAAATCATGACTGATATAGCCAAGGATAGTGCATCGGACACCATCAAGAAGGCCGTAGGAGTTCTCGATGAAAACGGCAAACCTATTGTTCAGTTCAAAGAGAGTGAATTAGCCAAAGTTTCTAAGAAAGATAAAAAAGATACTAAAGCTggtaaagaaaagaaaaggtcCATATCAGACAAAGATCTGAGCCCCGCCGAATCAATGGCTAGCGATAACACTGACCTTTCTGATAAACCAGCAAACAAGAGACAAAAGGCCGGTGGCATTGACAACACTCCCACCCCTCCAAGTATCACTCCAACTTTCACTAAAACTACTACGATGTACCCTCGTGTGGCGACTCCTTCAAGGACCCAGACCGATTGGTCATTTTCTCTCCTTGATCCACGAACGAAAGAGGAAATGAAATCATATTCGGGTAACATAAAAACCCAAGAATTAGCGCATTATCTTATTGATTTGGCAAGGTTCAATGGCGTTACGTTGACTGTTCATCAGCATATTCATCACCATTACTCCTCTACTCCAGCTGGCGTCAATACTGACCCGCAAGCTAATTTATCTCGATATGGACATTTCAACTATCTCCCTCCTTTAACAGAGGTGCCCAAATTgacatcttcatcttctccCGACAACACTGTTgattcaaacaattcaaataaaaactacAATGAGAACTCTTTGTTTCGCCTGTTGAATAGCGAGGAACGAGCCAAGGCCAACAATAACAGCAGTGTCCATGAAAAGCCGCCAACTTTTAACGGTGAAAGTCGAAGTAATTCCCAAAACATGTCAGAGGAGAATTCAAAGCCTCATAGACAACAGTTTTATCCTTCAAATGTTACATTAGCGGGAGCAAATTTAAACACCAATCAAGTAAACAGCAATTTCCCACACTCAGCACATCAGATTAATCCCTCAACAAGCAACAATGAtagcaataacaacagCGGTTCAAGTCgaaataacaataaaaataacGACTCTCGATCTAATTCAGGGAAGAAAACGTATGTGACAGAGGACATAGATGAAGAGTTGGATTTTTGGGAGACTATGAGGTCCATGAATAATCCTAGAAACACGAAACCGGTATCACAACATCATCCATTGCATTATTATCAGCCTTCCAACTACAAAGAACAGTCACCCTATCAACCCTCAGACTCATTTGGAATTCAACGGTTTCCCAATATGGCCACCCCATTTACTACAAACGCAAATGAGAACCAAAAACAGACCACTTCGGTTGCACCTAGTAATCAGAACTTTGGATTGTATGTGGGAGCTGAAGAggatgaggaggaagatgaagacgaagagGGTGAGCAGTACGGTATGTACTATAGTGTTTTTGCCAATAGAACTCATGTAAATGAAGGTGAGTATAGTAGGCATGGGGAAGTCAACTCTTCCAATGGAGGTGCAACTGGATTAGTGAATAGTGGATATTTGATGCCTTTCAATCCTTCATAA
- a CDS encoding uncharacterized protein (PKUD0A04150; Pfam Domains: HTH_AraC(6.3e-07)) — protein MMKLLIVLWIRCWCIQPFFYKNTVPCSFFFSFSELHLPQWMLWSLTLCLTNLTSILLSYFSVGDNHRLSTKQQQDKHTMFYLSDTSKWQAFKNKDPFAADKFFVCHIGLNVCCRPNCGFSFSDEDSKSIIFVDTVEEALEKDFRLCHHCLPNLNEKSDYILRENFVTIDLELLFSTIDAVNKKIGFTPPLIKKGQQFYKQAIMQIKNARLQKKLLQFTNNDKLPQTNELEHLKMIDMACRHIALAALSTLFGLQFIYNDKLVGRDDSIKKMDQQGGSEYSRRYSYTEEHQKTPGDDETQWSPYRVEKGIFIMQHQRLKTNKRKGGALGFKELAAKSQLSPWHFHRTFKNMTGITPKQYGDRCFEYLEHKKHSLPHSFVSDSSIIVNAKLANPSFISDSSKDGSKKRVSRSALFLLNIDTTITPSTVPMPIQVPVPLPVPASVPIQYNYITNDFVNNNQSLNSHVNIEEPKMPPQSPQLFDEVFSSPNRGFPQSSPHSTELFLSPQEQELTLFFSNYANEYSSRMPSLVDANAASPTSLSAPASYVAFDSINTQPTRQYPLDNGIQSMFSSNTSREENFPKSASALNNIPDDIEWGNPFNTDTRINVTSVDYFDDCFKYTDPTNYEHQCLLKQLRLQNLLENKISDLTSIQWEEDNNLADINTFIN, from the coding sequence ATGATGAAGCTTCTTATTGTATTGTGGATAAGGTGCTGGTGTATCcaaccttttttttataagAACACTGTTCCAtgctctttttttttttctttctcgGAATTGCATCTCCCCCAATGGATGCTTTGGAGTTTGACGTTGTGCTTGACTAACTTAACTTCTATTCTCTTGTCCTATTTTTCTGTAGGAGACAATCATAGACTATCTAcgaaacaacaacaagataAACACACAATGTTCTATTTGAGTGACACCTCAAAGTGGCAGGCCTTCAAGAACAAGGACCCGTTTGCTGCTGATAAGTTTTTCGTGTGCCATATTGGCTTGAATGTATGCTGCAGACCCAACTGTGGGTTCAGTTTCAGTGACGAAGATTCTAAGTCCATTATCTTTGTCGATACAGTTGAGGAGGCCCTAGAAAAAGACTTCAGACTTTGCCATCACTGTTTGCCCAATTTGAATGAGAAATCTGACTACATATTAAGAGAAAACTTTGTTACAATCgatttggaattgttgTTCTCTACAATAGATGCCGTCAATAAGAAGATAGGATTTACTCCTCCTCTTATCAAAAAAGGCCAGCAGTTTTACAAGCAGGCAATAatgcaaataaaaaacGCAAGGTTGCAGAAGAAGCTTTTGCAATTTACAAACAACGATAAACTTCCTCAAACAAACGAACTAGAGCATCTCAAAATGATCGATATGGCATGCCGACATATAGCTTTAGCTGCACTGTCCACTCTCTTTGGACTTCAATTTATATATAATGATAAATTGGTGGGGAGAGATgattcaatcaaaaaaatggatCAGCAAGGAGGCAGTGAATATTCTAGAAGATACAGTTACACTGAAGAGCATCAGAAGACCCCTGGTGATGACGAAACACAGTGGTCCCCGTATAGAGTTGAGAAGGGCATTTTCATAATGCAACATCAGAGattaaaaacaaataaacGTAAAGGCGGTGCATTGGggttcaaagaattggCTGCTAAGTCACAACTGAGTCCTTGGCATTTTCATCGTACTTTTAAGAATATGACTGGTATAACACCCAAACAATACGGGGATCgatgttttgaatatttagAACACAAGAAACATTCCTTGCCACATAGTTTTGTATCtgattcttcaattatAGTCAACGCCAAACTGGCCAACCCttcttttatttctgaTTCTTCAAAGGATGGTTCAAAGAAGAGGGTGTCACGTAGTGCACTCTTTTTGTTAAACATTGACACTACCATCACACCATCTACAGTACCAATGCCAATCCAAGTGCCGGTACCGTTACCAGTACCAGCGTCAGTTCCAATACAGTATAATTATATTAccaatgattttgttaaCAACAATCAAAGTTTAAATTCACATGTGAATATCGAAGAACCAAAAATGCCTCCGCAGTCACCTCAGCTTTTCGATGAGGTGTTTAGTTCACCAAATAGAGGATTTCCTCAAAGTTCACCACATTCAACAGAGCTGTTTCTATCACCTCAAGAACAAGAGTtaactttgtttttctcaaattatGCAAACGAATACTCTTCTAGGATGCCATCATTAGTGGATGCAAATGCGGCATCTCCTACAAGTCTTAGTGCACCTGCTTCTTATGTTGCCTTTGACTCGATCAATACGCAGCCAACAAGACAATATCCTCTGGATAACGGGATCCAAAGCATGTTCAGCTCTAATACTTCTAGAGAGGAAAACTTTCCCAAATCAGCTAGTGCTTTAAATAATATACCTGACGATATCGAATGGGGAAATCCTTTTAATACGGACACAAGAATCAATGTTACTTCAGTGGATTATTTTGATGACTGTTTCAAGTATACAGATCCAACAAATTACGAGCATCAGTGTCTCCTGAAACAACTCAGATTACAAAATTTgcttgaaaacaaaatatcaGATTTAACCTCTATTCAGTGGGAGGAAGACAACAATCTAGCAGACATTAATactttcatcaattga
- a CDS encoding uncharacterized protein (PKUD0A04160; similar to Saccharomyces cerevisiae YFR014C (CMK1) and YOL016C (CMK2); ancestral locus Anc_1.374): MSKNSRRGRNYQKYNDGYPVNQQNRGRNYQKNTYANEYHEEYAELQDERYGNAPPNRNIGKQRFNNRNAGGRLPTGPRGFQAEPNETYQNDEPNYKRRTEHDQYYSKSNYKQRRYPNEYYEHGYHHDNGYNTGVPIDRDADDDDDVFHQLTNSSRKPAPSSLSISSSTKGQEKPDLFKYMVKCNITGSVHERIQQVGEGTYGKVYKGKNLITGELVALKKLRLEAEREGFPITSHREIGLLQSFDHENIVGLSEIMVEKNQVFMIFPYMSHDLSGILQQSNIQISLGEKKNMFQQLLKGIEYLHSKRVIHRDIKGSNILISNDGVLRITDFGLARMMKNIDENLVSPNYTNRVITLWYRPPEILLGSTDYGREVDIWGIGCILVELFTRRAIFQGNNEIDQLLKVYDTMGTIKTNEWPDAFKLPWFEIMRPNYKSDSKFKERFGSLLSPQCYDLALQLLRMNPKKRMTASGALRHPYFKEDPPVCPLNFLKTVKGEWHEFEAKQKRRYLQKQAKQQQQQQQQQQQLVQKS, encoded by the coding sequence ATGTCTAAAAACAGCAGAAGGGGGAGAAACtatcaaaaatataatgaTGGATATCCAGTTAATCAGCAAAACCGTGGAAggaattatcaaaaaaacACATATGCTAATGAATATCATGAGGAGTATGCCGAGTTACAAGATGAGAGGTATGGAAATGCGCCACCGAATAGAAATATAGGAAAGCAAAGGTTCAACAATCGTAATGCTGGTGGGAGATTACCAACTGGTCCTAGAGGATTCCAAGCCGAACCAAACGAAACATACCAAAACGATGAACCTAAttacaaaagaagaacagaGCATGATCAATACTATTCAAAGAGTAACTACAAGCAAAGGAGGTATCCTAATGAATACTACGAGCATGGGTATCATCATGATAATGGCTATAACACCGGCGTTCCAATAGATCGAGATGCcgacgatgatgatgatgtttttCACCAACTTACAAATTCGAGTAGGAAACCTGCACCTTCGTCTCTGTCgatatcatcttcaactaaGGGGCAAGAGAAGCCCgatcttttcaaatatatgGTCAAATGTAATATCACGGGGAGTGTACATGAAAGAATCCAACAAGTCGGTGAAGGTACTTATGGAAAGGTCTATAAGGGTAAAAACCTTATCACTGGTGAGTTGGTGGCATTAAAAAAGCTCAGACTTGAAGCAGAAAGAGAAGGTTTCCCAATAACATCGCACAGGGAAATTGGTTTACTGCAATCTTTTGACcatgaaaatattgttgGTTTGTCAGAGATTATGGTAGAGAAAAACCAAGTTTTTATGATATTTCCATACATGTCCCACGACCTGAGTGGTATCTTACAGCAATCGAATATCCAAATATCACTgggagaaaagaaaaatatgttCCAGCAGCTATTAAAGGGAATTGAGTACCTGCATTCTAAAAGAGTCATTCACCGAGACATAAAGGGCTCAAATATCTTGATAAGTAACGACGGTGTATTAAGAATAACGGATTTTGGTTTGGCaagaatgatgaagaacATAGATGAAAATTTAGTTTCCCCAAACTACACAAATAGAGTCATTACTTTATGGTATAGGCCGCCTGAAATTTTGCTTGGTTCTACTGACTATGGAAGAGAAGTTGATATCTGGGGAATTGGGTGTATTTTAGTAGAATTGTTCACCAGAAGAGCAATTTTTCAAGGCAATAACGAAATTGACCAGCTACTTAAAGTTTATGATACTATGGGAACGATAAAGACAAATGAATGGCCAGATGCATTCAAGTTACCTTGGTTTGAGATCATGCGTCCTAACTACAAATCCGATTCCAAATTTAAAGAGAGGTTTGGGTCACTGTTGTCACCTCAGTGCTATGATCTTGCCTTACAGCTACTGCGAATGAATCCAAAAAAGAGAATGACTGCTTCTGGGGCACTACGCCATCCATATTTCAAGGAGGATCCGCCAGTTTGCCCATTGaactttttgaaaactgtAAAGGGGGAATGGCATGAATTTGAAGccaaacaaaagagaagatACTTGCAAAAACAAGCcaaacagcaacaacaacagcagcagcagcagcagcagtTGGTGCAAAAATCGTGA
- a CDS encoding uncharacterized protein (PKUD0A04170): protein MQILPRLLAKFSNEPIIDLDEETSKTYCTTEKELPTSKQIEKAIQTGLIHEPDIITQPLIGVTSTVNPIPNKATFHLLKRHKASTLWNSSNITNYQQLRNKKENRHRAKSGVDVVAIIAVNTDARRDATTVNTAIRTKYSSSVPLVARVCNAMTRLGLSCRSGHLQL from the coding sequence ATGCAAATATTACCAAGGTTACTTGCCAAGTTCTCCAATGAGCCGATTATAGATCTTGATGAGGAAACCAGTAAAACGTATTGCACGACTGAAAAAGAACTTCCAACAAGTAAGCAGATAGAAAAGGCTATACAAACTGGTTTGATACATGAACCAGATATAATCACCCAACCATTAATTGGTGTAACTTCTACCGTAAACCCCATTCCTAATAAAGCCACGTTCCACTTGCTGAAAAGACATAAAGCCTCTACACTTTGGAATTCCTCAAATATTACGaattatcaacaattacggaataaaaaggaaaatcGCCATAGAGCCAAATCTGGTGTAGACGTGGTAGCAATAATTGCAGTTAATACCGATGCTCGAAGGGATGCCACAACGGTGAATACAGCGATTCGTACGAAGTATTCGAGCAGCGTACCATTAGTTGCTCGAGTTTGCAATGCTATGACCAGATTGGGGCTATCCTGTCGTAGTGGACATCTACAACTCTAA
- a CDS encoding uncharacterized protein (PKUD0A04180; similar to Saccharomyces cerevisiae YHR064C (SSZ1); ancestral locus Anc_5.335), translating into MATIGIAFGNSTTSFATIKDGKVDVIANPDGERFISSALSYVDGDEYHGQQALSQIVRNPRNTIVNFRDFIGVPFTDIDARYSKLAAHPVELNGKVAYEINGNKLSIDEVVKRHLKQIKNAAEDYLGQSIESTVITVPTNFSDVQKQDIVRIAGEAGLKVSQLINEPTAALLAHLSNKDLLKEDKIYVVADFGGIRSDAAVIAVRGGIMTLLATEHSTTLGGAELDDALIDFFAADFQKKFKADAKKTEKSLAKLVAASIITKKTLSNVQTASVSVDSLAEGFDYMSSINRLRFELVGRKVFSEMIEFIESLIKKAGLENLDIDAVLLVGGTSNIPKVASTLSLIFPESTEIHAPAIDSKLPNPNELNCRGAAIQASLIAGFDDEEIQESLQPVVVNTEHISAPIGIKDTDGHFLTILPRETAYPIKKTISFTSNSNNVEIEFYEGKRNVKETVVEPEQFSDDEEDSEEEEPEIVREVEYVPGTLLAKMVLNGVGAGKPVDVIVQIDREGKMHLTGRSGDVIVKGEVSQA; encoded by the coding sequence ATGGCTACTATTGGTATTGCATTTGGTAATTCTACTACCTCTTTTGCTACCATCAAAGATGGTAAGGTTGATGTCATTGCCAACCCGGATGGTGAAAGATTCATTTCTTCCGCTTTATCTTACGTTGATGGAGATGAATATCACGGTCAGCAAGCACTCTCGCAAATTGTTAGAAATCCTCGTAACACCATCGTCAATTTTAGAGATTTCATTGGTGTTCCATTCACTGATATCGATGCTAGATACTCCAAATTAGCTGCTCATCCAGTTGAGTTAAATGGTAAGGTTGCTTATGAAATCAACGGTAACAAGCTTTCAATCGATGAAGTTGTCAAGAGACACCTGAAGCAAATCAAAAACGCTGCAGAAGACTATTTAGGTCAATCCATTGAGTCGACCGTCATTACTGTTCCTACTAATTTTTCGGATGTTCAAAAACAAGATATAGTCAGAATTGCAGGCGAGGCAGGTTTAAAGGTTTCCCAGTTAATTAACGAACCAACCGCAGCTTTACTAGCACATTTATCTAACAAggatttgttgaaagaggATAAGATTTACGTTGTGGCAGATTTTGGTGGTATCAGATCTGATGCTGCTGTAATTGCAGTTAGAGGTGGTATTATGACACTCTTAGCTACCGAACACTCAACTACATTAGGTGGTGCAGAATTAGATGACGCATTAATTGACTTCTTTGCTGCAGACttccaaaagaaattcaaagctGATGCAAAGAAGACCGAAAAATCCCTTGCAAAGCTTGTTGCTGCTTCTATCATTACTAAAAAGACTTTATCTAACGTTCAAACTGCCAGTGTCTCCGTTGATTCTTTAGCAGAAGGTTTTGACTATATGTCTTCTATCAACAGATTAAGATTTGAATTAGTTGGTAGAAAAGTTTTCTCCGAAATGATCGAATTCATTGAATCTCTGATCAAAAAGGCAGGTTTAGAAAATCTAGACATTGATGCTGTTTTATTAGTTGGTGGTACTTCTAACATTCCAAAAGTTGCAAGCACCCTGTCTTTAATCTTCCCAGAATCAACTGAAATCCATGCCCCAGCTATTGACTCTAAGCTACCAAATCCTAATGAATTGAACTGTAGAGGTGCAGCTATTCAAGCTTCTCTTATTGCAggttttgatgatgaagaaattcaagaatCTTTACAGCCAGTTGTCGTGAACACCGAACATATTTCTGCACCGATAGGTATTAAAGATACTGATGGTCACTTCTTGACCATTCTACCAAGAGAAACTGCATACCCAATCAAGAAAACCATCTCTTTTACAAGTAACTCaaataatgttgaaatcGAGTTTTACGAAGGTAAACGTAATGTCAAAGAAACCGTTGTAGAACCAGAACAATTTTCtgatgacgaagaagatagtgaggaagaagagCCAGAAATTGTTAGAGAAGTTGAGTACGTTCCAGGTACCTTGCTGGCGAAGATGGTTTTGAACGGTGTTGGTGCAGGTAAGCCTGTTGATGTTATCGTTCAAATTGACAGAGAAGGTAAGATGCACTTGACTGGTAGATCTGGTGATGTTATTGTTAAGGGTGAGGTCTCCCAAGCATAA